The Carassius carassius chromosome 2, fCarCar2.1, whole genome shotgun sequence genome has a segment encoding these proteins:
- the LOC132097317 gene encoding insulin gene enhancer protein isl-2b-like — translation MVDIIFSSSFLDDMGDHSKKKSGLAMCVGCGSQIHDQYILQVSPDLEWHAACLKCVECNQNLDETCTCFVRDGKTYCKRDYVRLFGIKCAKCTLGFSSSDLVMRARDSVYHIECFRCSVCSRQLLPGDEFSLRDEELLCRADHGLALEHGAGSSPLSPGNIRSRGLHMAANPVSVRQTPHRNMHKQSEKTTRVRTVLNEKQLHTLRTCYNANPRPDALMKEQLVEMTGLSPRVIRVWFQNKRCKDKKRSILIKQLQQQQHGDNTNLQGMTGTALVAGSPVRHNPSVPGHPLELQTYQPPWKALSEFALLSDLDQPAFQQLVSFSESGSLGNSSGSDVTSLSSQLPDTPNSMVPSPVET, via the exons ATGGTGGATATAATATTTAGCTCTTCTTTTTTGGATGATATGGGGGATCATTCCAAAA AGAAGTCCGGACTTGCGATGTGTGTAGGCTGCGGCAGTCAGATCCATGACCAGTATATTCTGCAGGTCTCCCCCGACCTGGAGTGGCACGCAGCCTGTCTGAAATGTGTGGAGTGCAACCAAAACCTGGACGAGACGTGCACTTGTTTCGTACGGGACGGGAAAACGTATTGCAAGAGAGATTATgtaag ATTGTTCGGTATAAAATGCGCAAAATGTACTTTGGGCTTCAGCAGCAGTGATTTGGTCATGAGAGCTCGGGACAGTGTCTATCACATCGAATGTTTCCGCTGCTCGGTGTGTAGCCGGCAGCTTTTGCCCGGGGATGAGTTCTCCCTCCGGGACGAGGAACTGTTGTGTCGAGCAGATCACGGTCTGGCCCTGGAGCACGGAGCAGGCAGCAGTCCTCTCAGTCCGGGAAACATCCGCAGCAGAGGATTACATATGGCAG ctAATCCTGTGTCGGTCCGGCAAACTCCTCATCGGAACATGCACAAGCAATCGGAGAAGACCACTCGGGTGAGGACGGTGTTAAACGAAAAGCAGCTCCACACTTTACGGACGTGCTACAACGCAAACCCGAGACCAGATGCTCTAATGAAGGAGCAGCTGGTGGAGATGACAGGTCTGAGCCCACGGGTCATCCGAGTCTGGTTCCAAAACAAGCGCTGCAAGGACAAGAAAAGATCTATACTCATTAAACAGTTACAACAACAGCAACATGGCGATAATACG AATCTGCAGGGTATGACGGGCACTGCGCTGGTTGCAGGCAGCCCAGTCCGACACAACCCCTCAGTGCCAGGACACCCGCTGGAACTGCAGACTTACCAGCCACCCTGGAAAGCTCTCAGTGAATTTGCACTTCTGAGTGACTTAGATCAACCTGCTTTCCAACAGCTG GTCTCTTTCTCGGAATCCGGTTCTTTAGGAAACTCATCGGGCAGCGACGTGACTTCTCTTTCTTCACAGTTACCGGACACACCGAACAGCATGGTACCGAGCCCGGTGGAGACGTGA
- the LOC132105102 gene encoding proline-serine-threonine phosphatase-interacting protein 1-like isoform X2 codes for MALLFCDAFWGTDFTDLSGYEAILQRLQDGRHMCKDVEELLKMRALAEEKYGRDLVAIARKAEGQTEIGTLKASFDKLKAEIEKTGNLHIHLSESIKEEVQKIEAFREHQREQRKKLEEIIEKLQKPKMLLHKKTIESKRLYEQRCKEAEEAEQSVGKKTNVNTSTHRQSEKVMNRARLCRQAASLAEKQYKLNVDQLEKTCQDWDRTYRSACEVFQQQESERINILRCALWDHCNLISMQCVQDDDCYEEVRKLLEQCDIIADNNCFIKMKKTACRPPAPIEFQSYSDLDANGGVRGVETKRLSAVIPGTSFSGYPEAGSNSAGTYTSAQQTGGVTEKYMVLYDFKAQMMNCLSVKDKLSQSLSKARMGGGKRGGMEYPGWSLERT; via the exons ATGGCTTTACTGTTCTGCGATGCCTTTTGG GGTACTGACTTTACTGACCTGTCAGGATATGAGGCAATATTGCAGAGGTTACAGGATGGCAGGCACATGTGCAAAGATGTAGAAGAACTGTTGAAAATGAG AGCACTAGCGGAGGAGAAGTACGGCCGAGATCTGGTGGCAATTGCTCGGAAGGCAGAAGGTCAAACCGAGATTGG AACTTTAAAGGCATCGTTTGACAAGTTAAAAGCAG AAATTGAGAAGACTGGAAACCTGCACATCCATCTCTCTGAAAGCATAAAGGAGGAAGTTCAGAAAATAGAGGCATTTCGAGAGCACCAGAGGGAACAGAGAAAAAAG CTTGAAGAGATTATTGAAAAACTTCAGAAGCCTAAAATGCTGTTGCACAAGAAGACCATCGAG TCAAAAAGGTTATATGAACAGAGGTGTAAGGAGGCTGAAGAAGCTGAGCAATCAGTGGGCAAGAAGACAAATGTGAACACCTCCACCCACCGGCAGTCAGAAAAG GTGATGAACAGGGCCCGATTATGCAGGCAAGCAGCTAGCCTGGCAG AAAAACAGTACAAATTGAATGTTGATCAATTAGAGAAGACTTGCCAGGACTGGGACAGGACATACAGGAGTGCATGTGAG GTGTTTCAGCAGCAGGAGTCTGAGCGCATTAATATCTTGCGCTGTGCGTTATGGGATCATTGCAATCTGATATCCATGCAGTGTGTCCAGGATGATGAT TGCTATGAAGAAGTAAGAAAGCTTTTAGAGCAATGTGACATCATCGCTGACAACAACTgcttcattaaaatgaaaaagacgGCCTGTCGTCCTCCAG CTCCCATTGAGTTTCAGAGTTACTCTGACTTGGATGCTAATGGAGGAGTCAGGGGGGTTGAAACGAAAAG ATTATCTGCCGTTATTCCAGGGACTTCTTTCAGTG GGTACCCAGAAGCAGGCAGTAATTCGGCCGGAACATACACATCAGCTCAACAAACAGGAGGAGTAACTGAGAAGTACATGGTGTTATATGATTTTAAAGCTCAG ATGATGAACTGTCTGTCAGTAAAGGACAAGTTGTCACAATCACTGAGCAAGGCGAGGATGGGTGGTGGAAAGCGTGGAGGGATGGAATATCCGGGCTGGTCCCTGGAACGTACTTGA
- the LOC132105102 gene encoding proline-serine-threonine phosphatase-interacting protein 1-like isoform X1, with protein MALLFCDAFWGTDFTDLSGYEAILQRLQDGRHMCKDVEELLKMRALAEEKYGRDLVAIARKAEGQTEIGTLKASFDKLKAEIEKTGNLHIHLSESIKEEVQKIEAFREHQREQRKKLEEIIEKLQKPKMLLHKKTIESKRLYEQRCKEAEEAEQSVGKKTNVNTSTHRQSEKVMNRARLCRQAASLAEKQYKLNVDQLEKTCQDWDRTYRSACEVFQQQESERINILRCALWDHCNLISMQCVQDDDCYEEVRKLLEQCDIIADNNCFIKMKKTACRPPAPIEFQSYSDLDANGGVRGVETKRLSAVIPGTSFSGYPEAGSNSAGTYTSAQQTGGVTEKYMVLYDFKAQEDDELSVSKGQVVTITEQGEDGWWKAWRDGISGLVPGTYLTKISPQSYSTRLAAAHPEHNPIK; from the exons ATGGCTTTACTGTTCTGCGATGCCTTTTGG GGTACTGACTTTACTGACCTGTCAGGATATGAGGCAATATTGCAGAGGTTACAGGATGGCAGGCACATGTGCAAAGATGTAGAAGAACTGTTGAAAATGAG AGCACTAGCGGAGGAGAAGTACGGCCGAGATCTGGTGGCAATTGCTCGGAAGGCAGAAGGTCAAACCGAGATTGG AACTTTAAAGGCATCGTTTGACAAGTTAAAAGCAG AAATTGAGAAGACTGGAAACCTGCACATCCATCTCTCTGAAAGCATAAAGGAGGAAGTTCAGAAAATAGAGGCATTTCGAGAGCACCAGAGGGAACAGAGAAAAAAG CTTGAAGAGATTATTGAAAAACTTCAGAAGCCTAAAATGCTGTTGCACAAGAAGACCATCGAG TCAAAAAGGTTATATGAACAGAGGTGTAAGGAGGCTGAAGAAGCTGAGCAATCAGTGGGCAAGAAGACAAATGTGAACACCTCCACCCACCGGCAGTCAGAAAAG GTGATGAACAGGGCCCGATTATGCAGGCAAGCAGCTAGCCTGGCAG AAAAACAGTACAAATTGAATGTTGATCAATTAGAGAAGACTTGCCAGGACTGGGACAGGACATACAGGAGTGCATGTGAG GTGTTTCAGCAGCAGGAGTCTGAGCGCATTAATATCTTGCGCTGTGCGTTATGGGATCATTGCAATCTGATATCCATGCAGTGTGTCCAGGATGATGAT TGCTATGAAGAAGTAAGAAAGCTTTTAGAGCAATGTGACATCATCGCTGACAACAACTgcttcattaaaatgaaaaagacgGCCTGTCGTCCTCCAG CTCCCATTGAGTTTCAGAGTTACTCTGACTTGGATGCTAATGGAGGAGTCAGGGGGGTTGAAACGAAAAG ATTATCTGCCGTTATTCCAGGGACTTCTTTCAGTG GGTACCCAGAAGCAGGCAGTAATTCGGCCGGAACATACACATCAGCTCAACAAACAGGAGGAGTAACTGAGAAGTACATGGTGTTATATGATTTTAAAGCTCAG GAAGATGATGAACTGTCTGTCAGTAAAGGACAAGTTGTCACAATCACTGAGCAAGGCGAGGATGGGTGGTGGAAAGCGTGGAGGGATGGAATATCCGGGCTGGTCCCTGGAACGTACTTGACCAAAATTTCACCACAGAGTTACAGTACACGTCTTGCTGCTGCTCATCCTGAACATAATCCCATCAAATAG